The sequence GATTCAACGGTCTTCATTAATTTATTCCGCAAGTCGGTTTTCAATTCATCGAGAGTTTCAAATTCACTGACATCTTTCGCAAATTCATCGTCTAGTGGCGACAATTCTTTGCGTTGGATTTTTTTAATGCTCGTTTTGAAGACAGCCGCTTTCCCTGCAAGCTCTGTACTATGATATTCATCTGGGAAGGTAACGTTGACATCAAGATCTTGTCCGACTTCAGCTCCGATTAAACCTTCTTCAAATCCAGGAATGAAGGTGCCTGAACCGATAACTAATTCATAACTTTCCGCTTTGCCACCTATGAAAGCGACTCCATCAGTAAATCCTTCGAAGTCGATGGTGACAGTATCATCGTTCTCAACCTTGCCGACTTCAAGCGTCACAAGGCGAGCGTGTTGTTGTTGCTTGCTTTTCAGCTCTTCCAGAACTTGCTCTTCCGAGACGCTTGCTGCGTCTTGTTCAATCTGAAGTCCTTTATAATCTCCCAATTCGACCTCAGGTTTAACTATGACTTTCGCTTTGAAAATAAGGTTTTTGCCTTCTTCGATTTGAACCAGATCCACTTCAGGACGATCTACTGGCTCAATTCCGCTTTCAACAACCGCTTCCGAATAAGCGGGTCCGATCAAATGATCCAACGCTTCATCATAAAGCGCTTCCTTGCCTAGATGAAGTTCAACCATACGGCGTGGCGCTTTACCTTTTCGAAACCCTGGAACATTTACTTT is a genomic window of Desulfosporosinus sp. Sb-LF containing:
- the tig gene encoding trigger factor; amino-acid sequence: MSVSVEKVEKNVVALEVTVEAEKFVVAVNQAAKSLAKKVNVPGFRKGKAPRRMVELHLGKEALYDEALDHLIGPAYSEAVVESGIEPVDRPEVDLVQIEEGKNLIFKAKVIVKPEVELGDYKGLQIEQDAASVSEEQVLEELKSKQQQHARLVTLEVGKVENDDTVTIDFEGFTDGVAFIGGKAESYELVIGSGTFIPGFEEGLIGAEVGQDLDVNVTFPDEYHSTELAGKAAVFKTSIKKIQRKELSPLDDEFAKDVSEFETLDELKTDLRNKLMKTVESQVKADHLKAVITKVVDNASVEIPEVMFTERVKLMVEDLNRNLTQQGMTLEQYYQFTNSNEQVMLERLRPQAAESVKTELVLEAIGKAEGIEVTEDEVNEEIQKLSERYKQDAKTLKQALMARGELGFYIQSLTSDKTVNFLVEQNA